A region of Candidatus Obscuribacterales bacterium DNA encodes the following proteins:
- a CDS encoding HAD-IC family P-type ATPase yields AIVAIADALKPSSKQVVQRLQRMGLEVVLLTGDNPKTADAIAAEVGIDRSFAQVRPDQKAEIIQQLQQEKAHRKSAAIVAMVGDGINDAPALAQADVGIAIGTGTDVAMAASDITLISGDLQGIITAIQLSRATMRNIRSNLFFAFIYNVISIPIAAGALYPFTGWLLSPMIAGAAMAMSSVSVVLNALRLRQFQLKA; encoded by the coding sequence CGCGATTGTGGCGATCGCCGATGCCCTCAAACCCTCTTCCAAGCAAGTGGTGCAACGCTTACAGCGCATGGGCTTAGAAGTCGTCCTCCTCACGGGCGATAACCCCAAAACCGCCGATGCGATCGCCGCCGAAGTGGGCATTGATCGCAGCTTTGCCCAAGTCCGCCCCGACCAAAAAGCCGAAATCATTCAGCAGTTGCAACAGGAAAAAGCCCACCGCAAATCGGCTGCGATCGTCGCCATGGTCGGGGACGGCATTAACGACGCGCCCGCCCTCGCCCAAGCCGATGTGGGGATTGCGATCGGCACCGGTACTGATGTAGCCATGGCTGCCTCGGACATCACCTTGATTTCCGGCGACCTCCAAGGCATCATCACCGCCATTCAACTCAGCCGCGCCACGATGCGCAACATCCGCAGCAACCTCTTCTTTGCCTTCATCTACAACGTGATCAGCATTCCCATCGCTGCCGGCGCCCTCTACCCCTTCACCGGCTGGCTCCTCAGCCCCATGATCGCCGGTGCCGCAATGGCGATGAGTTCTGTGTCTGTTGTGCTCAATGCCCTCCGTTTGCGGCAGTTTCAACTGAAAGCGTAA